In Polynucleobacter sp. TUM22923, one genomic interval encodes:
- a CDS encoding ATP-binding cassette domain-containing protein produces MSASITTGEPDIAIDVQNLTVGYGSKVLMQNLNFCVNSGEIFVILGGSGCGKSSLLKNLFGLYQPLEGDVLIEGQNITRALGVERQKIMTSFGVMYQQGALFGSMNLLDNVTLFMQEYTQLTQDQMDLLARCKLDLVGLLPYESYMPSEISGGMQKRAAIARAMALDPKILFLDEPSAGLDPITSADLDSTIMDLSKNLGITFVIVSHELASIYAIADKVIMLDKGAKGIIAQGNPKVLRDTSKDPRVHQFFNRIMSKDAV; encoded by the coding sequence ATGAGTGCCTCCATCACCACGGGCGAACCGGATATTGCGATTGATGTACAAAACCTGACAGTAGGGTACGGCTCTAAGGTTTTAATGCAAAACCTGAATTTCTGCGTCAACTCAGGTGAAATCTTTGTCATCCTTGGAGGTTCTGGTTGCGGCAAATCTAGCCTATTAAAAAATCTCTTTGGTCTTTATCAGCCATTGGAAGGTGATGTCTTAATTGAAGGTCAAAATATCACCAGAGCCCTTGGTGTAGAGCGTCAAAAGATCATGACGAGCTTTGGTGTCATGTACCAGCAGGGTGCTTTGTTCGGGTCCATGAATTTGCTCGATAACGTTACGTTATTTATGCAGGAATACACCCAGCTAACTCAAGATCAAATGGATCTGTTGGCACGTTGTAAATTAGACTTAGTAGGGCTGCTACCTTACGAGTCTTACATGCCAAGTGAGATTAGTGGGGGGATGCAAAAAAGAGCAGCAATTGCTAGGGCGATGGCGCTGGACCCTAAAATTCTTTTTCTAGATGAACCCTCTGCTGGACTTGATCCAATTACTTCTGCTGACTTAGATAGCACTATCATGGACCTGTCCAAAAATCTGGGCATCACCTTTGTGATTGTGTCGCATGAGTTAGCCAGTATTTACGCTATTGCAGATAAAGTCATCATGCTAGACAAGGGTGCCAAAGGCATCATTGCGCAAGGGAATCCTAAGGTATTACGAGATACCAGCAAAGATCCCCGGGTGCATCAATTTTTCAATCGAATTATGAGCAAGGACGCGGTATGA
- a CDS encoding bifunctional (p)ppGpp synthetase/guanosine-3',5'-bis(diphosphate) 3'-pyrophosphohydrolase — protein MELSSGAIGVPITSELNGLVSPQETVKAEKPSIIATMLAQSSRHLFGPTSAPQLPLKHQVVSIDGLLSKLAYLEPDEVTLIKKAFQFSDAAHLGQYRHSGEPYITHPIAVAELCATWRLDAPSIMAALLHDVIEDTGCTKADLLEKFGGKVAELVEGLTKLDKLEFQSHAEAQAESFRKMFMAMARDVRVILVKLADRTHNMRTLDAVPMEKRRRVAAETIEIYAPIAHRLGLNVIYRDLQDLSFRFSMPMRFRVIEGAVKRARGNRKEMIEKILQSTRMAFAKADVAVDLQGREKTLFSIYSKMRVKHLSFSQVLDVYAFRVTVHSIDECYRALGLLHALFKPMPGKFKDYIAIPKLNGYQSLHTTLLGPSGVPVEFQIRTSDMHAVAEAGVAAHWAYKDGSPDMSEVQNRAHQWLQSLIDIQDSSGDSQEFLEHVKIDLFPDAVYVFTPKGQIRALPRGATALDFAYSIHSDLGNNCVAVKINSMQLPLRSELKNGDIIEVITSTNSQPNPGWLAFVRTGKARASIRHALKTKHYGESLQLGERLLASALRQQGVDAGLLSPEIWEKLLHWTGDKTREEACVNIALGRRSAQELAIRLNILINDDGGTDQMRLGATDWVSPEQEIASHHHQRQAILVDGREGNSITFQKCCHPIPGDNIIGYLGKGEGLQVHTNDCSIALKMLSRDSDKWVEVEWGKDINREFEVDLAIDTHQGKGVLARVASSITSADSNIMNVSMDDRYKEDAVTIRFTIQVSNRLHLSKVMRSLRTNHDVMRVTRTRVI, from the coding sequence GTGGAGCTCTCCTCAGGCGCTATTGGCGTCCCCATCACATCGGAACTTAACGGTTTAGTCTCGCCTCAAGAGACGGTTAAAGCTGAGAAGCCCTCGATTATTGCCACGATGCTGGCACAGTCCAGTCGGCACTTATTCGGCCCTACCTCAGCCCCTCAACTACCCCTCAAGCATCAAGTTGTCTCCATCGATGGCTTGCTTTCCAAGTTGGCTTATCTCGAGCCAGATGAAGTTACTTTAATAAAAAAAGCCTTTCAGTTTTCTGATGCCGCGCATCTGGGGCAATATCGCCATAGCGGTGAACCTTACATTACCCATCCAATAGCCGTTGCGGAGTTGTGCGCGACTTGGCGCCTAGACGCTCCATCCATTATGGCTGCGCTACTTCATGATGTGATTGAAGATACGGGCTGCACGAAGGCAGATTTACTAGAGAAGTTTGGTGGCAAAGTTGCCGAACTGGTAGAGGGTCTGACTAAGCTTGATAAGTTAGAGTTTCAGAGTCATGCTGAAGCGCAGGCGGAAAGTTTTCGCAAAATGTTTATGGCGATGGCACGCGATGTTCGGGTGATCTTAGTCAAGCTTGCGGATCGTACTCACAATATGCGTACGCTTGATGCGGTGCCGATGGAGAAGCGCCGCCGAGTTGCTGCCGAAACAATTGAAATCTATGCGCCTATTGCCCACCGCTTAGGCCTAAATGTGATTTACCGTGATTTACAAGACTTAAGCTTCCGCTTTTCTATGCCGATGCGCTTTAGAGTAATCGAGGGCGCAGTAAAGCGGGCGCGAGGTAATCGTAAGGAAATGATTGAAAAGATTTTGCAAAGCACGCGTATGGCCTTTGCAAAAGCGGATGTTGCAGTCGATCTTCAGGGCCGAGAAAAAACCCTCTTTAGTATTTATAGCAAGATGCGCGTCAAGCATTTGAGTTTTTCTCAGGTACTGGATGTTTATGCATTTAGGGTAACGGTTCATTCGATCGATGAGTGTTACCGGGCGCTGGGTTTACTTCACGCCCTTTTCAAGCCGATGCCAGGAAAATTTAAGGACTACATTGCGATTCCTAAACTGAACGGCTACCAATCGCTGCACACGACACTGTTGGGGCCTTCAGGCGTGCCTGTAGAGTTTCAGATACGTACAAGCGATATGCATGCTGTAGCAGAGGCGGGCGTTGCAGCACACTGGGCGTATAAAGACGGCTCACCCGATATGAGCGAAGTGCAAAATCGGGCACATCAATGGCTGCAATCTTTAATTGATATTCAGGATAGTAGCGGCGATTCTCAAGAATTTTTAGAGCACGTCAAGATCGATTTATTTCCAGATGCAGTGTATGTATTTACGCCTAAGGGTCAGATCAGAGCCTTGCCTCGGGGCGCTACGGCATTAGATTTTGCTTACTCTATTCATAGTGATTTGGGTAATAACTGCGTGGCAGTCAAGATTAATAGTATGCAACTCCCTTTACGCAGCGAGCTCAAGAATGGTGACATTATTGAAGTGATCACCTCTACCAACTCCCAACCAAATCCTGGCTGGTTGGCTTTTGTGCGCACAGGTAAGGCGCGCGCATCGATACGTCATGCATTAAAAACGAAACACTATGGCGAGTCTTTGCAGTTAGGCGAGCGCCTCTTAGCAAGCGCATTACGCCAACAAGGAGTAGATGCCGGACTGTTATCCCCAGAAATTTGGGAGAAGCTTTTACATTGGACTGGGGATAAAACCCGTGAAGAGGCTTGTGTCAATATCGCCTTAGGCCGACGTTCTGCTCAAGAACTGGCCATTCGTCTGAACATTTTGATTAATGATGATGGCGGTACTGATCAGATGCGTCTGGGCGCTACAGACTGGGTTTCACCTGAACAAGAAATCGCATCTCACCATCATCAACGTCAAGCGATATTGGTAGATGGCCGTGAAGGAAACTCCATTACCTTTCAGAAGTGCTGTCACCCTATACCGGGCGATAACATTATTGGATATCTTGGCAAAGGCGAGGGTCTGCAGGTACACACCAACGATTGCAGCATTGCACTCAAAATGCTTTCTAGGGATAGTGATAAGTGGGTTGAGGTTGAGTGGGGCAAAGACATTAATCGCGAGTTTGAAGTCGATTTAGCCATTGATACCCATCAAGGCAAGGGTGTACTGGCGCGGGTCGCTAGTAGCATTACCTCAGCAGATTCCAACATCATGAATGTGTCTATGGATGATCGCTATAAAGAAGATGCGGTAACCATTCGGTTTACGATTCAGGTTTCTAATCGTCTGCATCTCTCCAAGGTGATGCGTAGCTTACGCACAAATCATGATGTGATGCGGGTGACCCGTACTAGAGTGATCTAG
- the greB gene encoding transcription elongation factor GreB, with product MEEKNYITPVGHERIKTELLQLLDHDRPEVVRIVHWAASNGDRSENGDYIYGKKRLREIDRRIRFLNQRLEFALVVDNHTRKSGEAASDQVFFGATVSYINLEGPQTGQETTITIVGVDEVDLDQGQVSWVSPIAKALIKARLGDCVKIQTPTGPTEIEILAIEYR from the coding sequence ATGGAAGAGAAAAACTACATCACACCTGTTGGTCATGAGCGCATTAAAACGGAACTTTTACAGCTTCTAGACCATGATCGGCCTGAGGTTGTCAGGATTGTGCACTGGGCTGCCTCGAACGGAGATCGCTCAGAAAATGGTGACTACATCTACGGAAAAAAGCGCCTTCGGGAAATTGACCGTCGTATTCGCTTCTTAAATCAACGCCTTGAATTTGCCCTAGTTGTGGATAACCACACCCGCAAATCAGGAGAAGCAGCGTCTGACCAAGTCTTTTTTGGAGCCACCGTAAGCTATATCAACCTAGAAGGACCTCAAACTGGGCAGGAAACTACCATCACGATTGTGGGAGTCGATGAGGTGGATTTAGATCAAGGTCAGGTCAGCTGGGTATCACCGATCGCCAAAGCCTTGATTAAAGCCCGCTTGGGTGATTGCGTCAAGATTCAAACCCCGACTGGGCCTACGGAAATTGAAATTTTGGCAATTGAATATCGCTGA
- the hemW gene encoding radical SAM family heme chaperone HemW — translation MPNLTNSLPLSLHPQEPQLKALPPLALYIHFPWCEKKCPYCDFNSHQVKEISGKESGAPKNAQGFDEPRYIKALIADLETELPRIWGRQVHSIFIGGGTPSLLSPEGMNDLLSTVRARINLEPNCEITMEANPGSVESEKFAAFAKSGINRVSLGIQSFQDQQLKALGRIHNGEEAKRAIAIAMEHFKSVNIDLMYGLPNQSLEAAKADIEAALAFKTPHLSLYNLTLEPNTYFASFPPKLPSEDEIDAIFEQNLTLLSAAGYQRYEVSAYAKKGQECKHNLNYWRFGDYIGIGAGAHGKISLPDQITRQVRERHPETYMQAMETAGNALIEARAIAAKDLPFEFMLNVLRLTDGVEAATFSERTGLPMNIMAKGLEEASKKGLLDSDPSRLKATEQGLRYLNNLQEIFL, via the coding sequence GTGCCCAATTTGACTAATAGCCTTCCCCTGTCCTTACATCCGCAAGAACCGCAATTGAAGGCCTTGCCACCCCTTGCGCTTTATATTCACTTTCCGTGGTGCGAAAAGAAATGCCCTTATTGCGATTTCAATTCACATCAGGTGAAAGAGATCAGTGGCAAAGAGAGTGGAGCCCCAAAAAATGCGCAAGGCTTTGATGAGCCACGCTATATCAAAGCACTCATTGCTGACCTAGAAACAGAGCTCCCTCGCATTTGGGGAAGACAAGTCCATAGTATTTTTATTGGTGGCGGAACACCCAGTCTTCTTTCGCCCGAAGGGATGAATGATCTGTTATCCACAGTGCGAGCACGTATTAATTTAGAGCCCAATTGCGAAATCACTATGGAAGCCAATCCCGGCTCAGTAGAATCTGAAAAATTTGCTGCTTTTGCAAAATCCGGAATAAATCGCGTCTCCCTAGGCATACAGAGTTTTCAAGATCAGCAACTCAAAGCATTAGGGCGCATACATAACGGTGAGGAGGCTAAGCGTGCGATTGCGATTGCAATGGAACACTTCAAATCCGTCAATATTGATTTAATGTATGGGCTGCCAAACCAAAGTTTAGAAGCCGCTAAGGCGGACATTGAAGCTGCACTGGCCTTTAAAACCCCCCACCTTTCGCTATACAACCTCACACTTGAACCCAACACCTACTTCGCAAGCTTTCCACCAAAACTACCTAGCGAAGATGAGATCGACGCGATCTTCGAACAAAACTTAACCCTCTTGAGCGCCGCGGGTTATCAGCGCTATGAAGTCTCTGCCTATGCCAAAAAAGGTCAGGAGTGCAAACATAATCTGAATTACTGGCGCTTTGGGGATTACATCGGTATCGGCGCTGGCGCCCATGGCAAGATTTCTCTTCCAGATCAGATCACACGACAAGTGCGAGAACGCCATCCAGAAACCTACATGCAGGCTATGGAAACTGCTGGTAATGCCTTAATTGAAGCGCGGGCTATTGCGGCAAAAGATCTGCCTTTTGAATTTATGCTCAATGTTTTACGTCTCACCGATGGTGTAGAAGCAGCCACCTTCAGTGAGCGTACTGGCTTACCGATGAATATCATGGCCAAAGGTTTAGAGGAGGCTAGTAAGAAGGGTTTGCTCGATTCCGATCCAAGCAGACTCAAAGCCACAGAACAAGGTCTACGCTACCTGAATAATTTACAAGAAATATTTTTGTAA
- the rdgB gene encoding RdgB/HAM1 family non-canonical purine NTP pyrophosphatase, protein MQKLVLASNNAGKVREFQELLVPFHFQVIPQGDLGIGSAEEPYYTFIENALTKARHASAASGLPALADDSGICAHALNGEPGVLSARYAGLDGDSAANIDKLSAALANNQDKGVHYVCALVMVNSAHDPEPLIVQTRWYGQWINEAKGINGFGYDPHFFLPELGKTVAELEPEQKNSLSHRGQALHELLIQLERRAQFD, encoded by the coding sequence TTGCAAAAATTAGTTCTCGCCTCTAACAACGCCGGTAAGGTCCGTGAATTTCAGGAGCTACTGGTGCCCTTTCATTTTCAAGTGATTCCGCAAGGGGACTTAGGCATTGGCTCGGCAGAAGAGCCTTATTACACATTTATAGAAAATGCCCTTACTAAAGCACGTCACGCAAGTGCAGCTAGTGGCTTACCTGCTTTGGCCGATGACTCTGGCATCTGTGCCCATGCCCTCAATGGAGAGCCAGGTGTTTTATCTGCGCGCTATGCAGGCCTTGATGGTGATAGCGCTGCAAACATCGATAAATTAAGTGCCGCCCTAGCGAACAACCAAGATAAAGGGGTTCACTACGTTTGCGCACTAGTCATGGTTAATAGCGCCCATGATCCTGAACCTTTAATTGTACAAACCCGCTGGTATGGGCAATGGATCAATGAAGCCAAAGGAATAAATGGCTTTGGTTACGATCCCCATTTCTTTTTACCTGAACTTGGCAAAACTGTCGCTGAGCTAGAGCCAGAGCAAAAAAATTCCCTTAGCCATCGTGGCCAAGCTTTACATGAACTCCTAATCCAATTAGAACGCCGTGCCCAATTTGACTAA
- the rpoZ gene encoding DNA-directed RNA polymerase subunit omega produces MARITVEDCLKTIPNRFELVLAATYRARQLTQGHSPRVEARDKATVVALREVAAGVTDRDMLTKVPL; encoded by the coding sequence ATGGCCCGTATTACTGTAGAAGATTGTCTAAAAACCATTCCGAATCGTTTTGAGCTGGTATTGGCGGCCACATACCGTGCACGTCAATTAACTCAAGGTCACTCGCCACGTGTTGAAGCCAGAGATAAAGCAACCGTTGTTGCCTTACGTGAAGTTGCTGCTGGTGTTACCGACCGTGACATGTTGACTAAAGTACCTTTGTAA
- a CDS encoding enoyl-CoA hydratase/isomerase family protein: MNTKETTPEPTAQVRCELRNEVAYITFDHVAARNAMTVEMYQSLKSICEGLANTPGVRVAILRGAGGKSFVSGSDIAQFAHFSDGNDGIRYEEDIDAYLTPLATLPFPTIAVIDGMAVGGGLAIATCCDFRIASPEAKFGVPIAKTLGNCLSGGNVAWLVAHLGIHIVKRMLLLAEFISAEALLKQGYLLNIYPFEDLEEQANQLAERLMKLAPITQKSSKLVMARIIKNNLPDCNDLIKECYGSEDFKNGVSAFLSGQAPTWSGK; encoded by the coding sequence ATGAATACTAAAGAGACCACACCAGAACCGACTGCACAAGTTCGTTGCGAGCTACGTAATGAGGTTGCCTACATTACATTCGATCATGTCGCCGCCAGAAATGCGATGACGGTAGAGATGTATCAGAGCTTAAAAAGTATCTGCGAGGGCTTGGCTAACACTCCCGGCGTGCGCGTGGCAATTTTGCGAGGTGCTGGCGGTAAATCCTTTGTTTCTGGAAGTGATATTGCCCAGTTTGCGCACTTTAGTGATGGCAATGATGGCATCCGCTACGAAGAAGATATTGATGCGTACTTGACCCCATTAGCTACCTTACCGTTTCCTACAATCGCCGTGATTGATGGCATGGCAGTAGGTGGTGGTCTGGCTATTGCCACTTGTTGTGATTTTCGTATTGCCTCGCCCGAAGCCAAATTTGGCGTTCCTATTGCCAAAACATTAGGCAATTGTTTATCGGGGGGTAATGTTGCCTGGCTAGTGGCACACTTAGGCATTCATATAGTCAAAAGAATGTTGTTGCTGGCAGAGTTTATTTCTGCAGAAGCGTTACTCAAGCAGGGCTATCTTCTAAATATCTATCCTTTTGAGGATTTGGAGGAGCAGGCAAACCAATTGGCTGAGAGATTAATGAAGCTGGCCCCTATTACGCAAAAATCTAGCAAGCTGGTCATGGCACGCATTATTAAAAATAATCTGCCCGATTGCAATGACCTAATTAAAGAGTGCTATGGCAGCGAGGATTTTAAAAATGGTGTGAGTGCATTCTTAAGTGGACAGGCACCCACTTGGTCCGGTAAGTGA
- the rph gene encoding ribonuclease PH: MSSSNVNRPSGRTPTQLRPITISRAFTKHAEGSVLIAFGDTKVLCTASVLEKVPPHKKGSGEGWVTAEYGMLPRATHTRSDREAARGKQTGRTQEIQRLIGRAMRSVFDLKVLGERTIHLDCDVLQADGGTRTAAITGAYVAARDAVNQLLQNGTLKSDPILDSVAAISVGIYQGTPVLDLDYPEDSSCDTDMNVVMTGKGGMIEVQGTAEGPAFSRPELNALLDLAEQGIAELTQLQLDAFKA, encoded by the coding sequence ATGAGCAGCTCAAACGTTAACCGCCCCAGTGGTCGCACCCCCACCCAACTACGCCCTATCACCATCAGCCGCGCCTTTACCAAGCATGCCGAAGGATCGGTATTAATTGCCTTTGGTGATACGAAGGTTCTGTGCACTGCCAGCGTTTTGGAAAAAGTACCGCCTCACAAAAAAGGATCTGGTGAAGGTTGGGTTACTGCTGAATACGGCATGCTGCCCCGCGCTACTCATACCCGCAGCGATCGCGAAGCAGCCCGCGGTAAGCAAACTGGCCGTACCCAAGAAATCCAACGCCTCATTGGCCGTGCAATGCGCAGTGTGTTTGACCTCAAGGTACTTGGTGAACGCACTATCCATTTAGATTGCGATGTATTGCAAGCAGACGGCGGCACCAGAACAGCGGCTATTACGGGCGCTTATGTAGCGGCTCGTGATGCTGTCAACCAACTCCTTCAGAACGGCACTTTAAAATCAGATCCCATTCTTGACAGCGTTGCAGCCATCTCAGTAGGCATCTATCAAGGCACGCCAGTATTAGATCTAGATTACCCCGAAGACTCTTCTTGCGACACTGATATGAACGTCGTAATGACCGGCAAAGGTGGCATGATTGAAGTTCAAGGAACCGCAGAAGGTCCTGCTTTTTCTCGCCCAGAGCTCAATGCTTTATTAGATTTAGCTGAGCAAGGAATTGCTGAGTTAACGCAATTGCAACTAGATGCATTTAAGGCATAG
- a CDS encoding ABC transporter permease, with amino-acid sequence MSISVTSTPIASSSPSVAIWNQTDAHTAKVVLSGKIDAYALGGVWTQISAAQRAWLGQAEKSSTPNKTLTFDASQIAAIDGAGIAFLIDLERAQQEAGGTFEVVGLDARYQPLLHEFDPISHLFPAPTVEPKRNFVVSTGIATQGLIDDAVGLITFTGHLASDLVWSVFHFRQVRWGDFVNTAVQAGIAALPIVGLVSFLIGVILSFQAAIGMAQFGAVSFVGPLAALGIVREMGPLITAILLAGRSSAAFAAEIGTMTVNSEVDALVSGGLSPIRFLVVPRVLAGILVAPILTLYADIVSVFASMVTILAYGVPFVNFYNGMLNAVGLEDIGSGLIKATLFGVVISAVGCLRGMQTGTGAAAVGISATRAVVSSIVLIVLVDGIFAFISYKTGF; translated from the coding sequence ATGAGTATTTCTGTCACTTCTACGCCCATTGCAAGCTCTAGCCCCTCAGTGGCAATATGGAATCAAACGGATGCCCATACTGCCAAGGTCGTGCTTTCCGGCAAGATCGATGCGTACGCATTAGGTGGGGTTTGGACCCAAATCTCTGCTGCACAGAGGGCTTGGTTAGGTCAGGCAGAAAAAAGTAGTACTCCCAATAAAACGCTGACCTTTGATGCATCCCAGATTGCTGCAATCGATGGTGCAGGCATTGCATTTTTGATTGATCTTGAAAGAGCGCAACAAGAAGCAGGCGGCACATTTGAGGTGGTTGGGCTTGATGCACGATATCAGCCACTGTTGCATGAGTTTGATCCAATCAGTCATTTGTTTCCAGCGCCAACGGTTGAGCCCAAAAGAAATTTTGTTGTCAGCACCGGAATAGCCACACAAGGCCTCATCGACGATGCGGTTGGCTTAATTACTTTTACTGGGCACTTAGCATCCGATCTGGTCTGGTCAGTATTCCATTTTAGGCAAGTGCGCTGGGGTGACTTTGTTAATACTGCTGTTCAAGCAGGAATCGCTGCATTACCAATTGTGGGCTTGGTCTCTTTTTTAATTGGCGTCATTCTTTCTTTTCAGGCTGCGATTGGAATGGCGCAGTTTGGCGCAGTCTCTTTTGTAGGGCCTTTAGCGGCCTTGGGCATTGTTCGTGAAATGGGACCGCTGATCACCGCTATTTTGCTAGCTGGCCGCTCATCCGCTGCTTTTGCTGCTGAGATTGGAACAATGACAGTAAACAGCGAAGTGGATGCTTTAGTTTCTGGAGGCTTAAGCCCCATTCGATTCTTAGTAGTGCCTAGAGTACTTGCCGGAATTCTAGTAGCGCCGATTTTGACTTTATATGCCGATATCGTTAGCGTCTTTGCTTCGATGGTCACCATACTCGCTTACGGAGTGCCGTTCGTTAATTTTTATAACGGGATGCTTAACGCAGTCGGCTTAGAAGACATTGGATCAGGTTTGATCAAGGCGACACTATTTGGGGTGGTCATCTCAGCAGTAGGTTGTTTGCGGGGTATGCAAACCGGTACTGGCGCTGCAGCAGTAGGTATCTCTGCCACACGTGCGGTAGTGAGCAGTATTGTGTTGATCGTTTTAGTTGACGGCATCTTTGCATTTATCTCTTATAAGACAGGCTTCTGA
- the gmk gene encoding guanylate kinase produces MLMIVAPSGAGKSSLVNALLQEDAHLKLSLSTTTRAPRPGEVDGKDYRFIKRAAFEAEREQGLFLEHAEVHGNFYGTSRDWIQAQMKTGRDVVLEIDWQGAEQIRGMIPEVQWIFIFPPSIEALEERLRKRGQDDEATIQKRLAAAHIELQHAHEADFIVVNDDFEQALADLRHVVAASRLRSGPIMARNPALLRRLGV; encoded by the coding sequence ATGTTGATGATTGTGGCGCCATCCGGCGCCGGCAAGTCATCATTGGTTAATGCATTGCTACAAGAGGATGCACATCTCAAGCTGTCCTTGTCGACTACGACCCGTGCGCCTAGGCCAGGCGAAGTGGATGGTAAAGACTATCGCTTTATTAAAAGAGCGGCATTTGAAGCGGAGCGTGAGCAAGGACTGTTTCTGGAGCATGCAGAGGTGCATGGTAATTTTTATGGCACCTCACGCGACTGGATCCAAGCGCAAATGAAAACCGGGCGCGATGTCGTGCTAGAGATCGATTGGCAAGGGGCGGAGCAGATTCGGGGAATGATTCCTGAGGTGCAATGGATCTTTATCTTCCCGCCATCAATTGAAGCCCTAGAAGAGCGCCTGCGTAAGCGAGGGCAGGATGACGAGGCTACGATTCAGAAACGCCTCGCTGCTGCTCACATAGAGCTCCAGCATGCACATGAGGCTGATTTTATTGTGGTGAATGATGATTTCGAACAAGCTTTGGCAGATTTAAGGCATGTTGTAGCGGCTAGTCGCTTGCGCTCAGGCCCGATTATGGCCCGCAACCCTGCGCTTTTGAGGCGGCTTGGGGTCTGA
- a CDS encoding DUF1732 domain-containing protein, with product MISSMTGYGSASRQVSLGAGVVADLQVECRAVNSRFLDLGFRLPDECRGAEPALREAVTQQLSRGKVEFRAAWRVNAGAAGAAGAAGAAGAPKANPHALGALNPDRLTALHTLQEQAQQAFPTAEALRMADILRWPGIVSEPRGEEEGWIAASLEAGRAALAVLMESRQAEGKALSVVLGNITSKMREIVKTIEPQVPQYVAQYQEKLTARLAEALASQEQSKGGVELMERIRQEVVLYAVRIDVAEEFARLKTHLQAVDTALAGKGPVGKRLDFLMQELNREANTLSSKSVSEECTQAALELKLLIEQMREQVQNLE from the coding sequence ATGATATCGAGCATGACTGGTTATGGCAGCGCTTCTCGCCAAGTCTCCCTAGGAGCCGGCGTAGTAGCTGATCTGCAAGTGGAATGTCGGGCTGTGAACAGCCGCTTTCTGGATTTGGGTTTTCGTCTTCCGGATGAATGCCGCGGGGCGGAGCCTGCCTTGCGGGAGGCGGTGACCCAGCAACTCTCTCGTGGCAAGGTCGAGTTTCGGGCTGCCTGGAGAGTTAATGCTGGAGCTGCTGGAGCCGCAGGAGCTGCCGGAGCTGCCGGAGCCCCTAAGGCAAACCCCCATGCCCTAGGCGCTCTCAATCCTGATCGTTTGACCGCCCTGCATACCCTTCAAGAGCAAGCTCAACAAGCTTTTCCAACGGCCGAAGCTTTGCGGATGGCTGATATTTTGCGCTGGCCTGGCATTGTTTCTGAACCTCGGGGTGAAGAAGAAGGCTGGATTGCTGCCAGTTTAGAAGCTGGGCGCGCTGCTTTAGCGGTCTTAATGGAGAGTCGCCAGGCTGAAGGCAAGGCTTTATCTGTTGTACTTGGCAATATCACCAGCAAGATGCGGGAGATCGTCAAAACGATTGAGCCTCAGGTTCCCCAGTATGTAGCCCAGTATCAAGAAAAGTTGACTGCTCGCCTTGCGGAGGCTCTGGCTAGTCAAGAGCAGTCCAAGGGGGGTGTCGAGTTGATGGAGCGCATTCGGCAAGAGGTGGTGCTCTATGCAGTTCGTATCGATGTAGCCGAAGAGTTTGCCCGTCTAAAGACCCATTTACAGGCAGTGGATACGGCCCTTGCAGGCAAAGGTCCTGTCGGGAAGCGTTTAGACTTTTTAATGCAAGAGCTCAATCGTGAAGCGAATACATTGAGTTCCAAATCGGTTTCTGAAGAATGTACCCAAGCTGCTTTAGAGCTTAAGCTGCTGATTGAGCAGATGCGCGAGCAAGTGCAAAATTTAGAGTGA